The DNA segment TCTAGCCGTGAGAAGGGTCAAGAGGAGTGACCTAGAAAAGCTGGAAAGGGCTACTGGTGGAAGGATTGTAAGCAACGTCGAGGACTTTAAGGCCGAGGACCTGGGATATGCGGAGCTTGTAGAGGAGAAGAAGGTCGGAGAAGACAAGATGGTATTTATAGAGGGGTGCAAGAACCCACGATCAGTTAGCATAGTGATCAGGGGAGGCCTGGAGAGGCTGGTAGACGAGGCTGAAAGGAGCTTTAGAGACGCGCTATCAGCGGTAGCTGACGCGCTCAAAGACGGCAAAATCGTTGCAGGTGGCGGGGCCATTGAAATGGAGCTGGCTAAGCACTTGAGAAGGTACGCTGTCAAGGTTGGAGGCAAAGAACAGCTGGCCATAGAAGCCTTCGCGAAGGCCTTAGAGGGGCTCGTGGTAACAATGCTCGAAAACGCGGGCCTCGACACCATCGAGATGATAATGAAGCTTAGAGCGGCTCACGAGCAAGAAGACGGGAAGTGGATAGGCATCAACCTATCAACGGGCGAGCTCGTCAACATGATGGAGCAGGGGGTGATCGAGCCGGTGAGCATTGTGGCAACGGCCATTAAGGGAGGCACGGAGGCGGCAACGATTATCCTGAGAATAGACGACATCATAGCGGCAAGTAAACTAGAAAAGAAGGAAGAAGCCGGTAAGAAGCCTGGAGAGGAAAAAGAGAAGAAGGAAGAGGAGTAGGGTTAACGTAAACCCGCTACTCGATTCTTATCAATACAGGTTTTTTAATTGAAGGTGAAGAGTACACCGCTTCTCCCGGGTCAATGTACGGAAGCGTGGATATTATTTGCTGATCCAGGTAGAGGGCTCTCTCAACGAGCTCCAAGTCATGCCTCGACTTAACCGAGTGTATTACCTTGGTGTTGGCGTTGGTCATGGCGTCTTCTACTAGTTGCTGAATTGACTGGGATACTACCACTAATCCCACGTTAAACTTCCTCACCTCCCTGAGCATCTCGCAAATGGGCTTTATGGCCTGGTTCCGTGACAGGTAGTTCTGGGCCTCCTCGATCACGATCATAACGGGCCTCCTCGTCGTGGTAACGTGGCTGACCAGCCTCTTCAAGAGGAAGGCTGAGTACAGTTTTCTAATACTCGTGTCGGTAATTCCGCTTAAGTCGACTACGCACGGCACGCCACCTTCAAGCACGCTAGACATGTCCTGGTGAGGTCCATGGAGTTTAAACAACGAGCCGTAGTTCTCCCTAGCCAGTAAACTGAGCTTTCGGTGTAGTGCGAGCTTGGATTCGCGTATCCAAGTAGACTCATCGGGGTAGTTCTCGAGGTAGTCGAGGAAGACGTCGATCGTTTTTAGCCTTGAAAGGTCGACTTTCTTGAGTACCTTTTCGAGCACGTACTCCTGGGGCGGCGTCAACTCGAATACGTTGGACACTACGGCCAGGTCGCCGGGATCGCCAGTAAATACCCGGAGAGGCATTTTATAGGGATCCACAACGGTGCAGCGCGGTATTAAAGCGGCGTACTCGCCATGCCAATCAAGGATTACCGTGCTTATTCCCAGCTGCTCCACGACCCGTTTAGCCATAACGGAAGCCGTGTAGGATTTCCCGGAGCCCGTAGTCCCGGCGATCAGTATGTGCCTGAAAATACTGCTCTTGAAAAGCTTAGCGGGGTACTCGGGAACGGTGTTGATGACCTTCCCTATGACTACGTACTCTAGTTCGTTAGTGGACTCTACCAGTACGTCTTGTACTGGGTACTTAACCTTACCCTCAAGGCCTATTGGCGGGACGTAGCCTATGGGCCTCCTTCTCATAAAAAACTCTTTAATTCGCTGATAATGGCGGTATACGTGCTTTTGGGTGAAACGTTTTCAACGTCTATTGACTTAAAGTCAGACTTTACTAGGGTTGTTATGAGCTGGACCTCGTTAAGCACCCTTTCCCTTTTACCCCTTATGACTATGAGGCCTTTAACATCCCCCCTACTAATCCTAGTTACGCTGAGATACTCCACGTCGCTGTTTAGCTGC comes from the Desulfurococcaceae archaeon genome and includes:
- a CDS encoding ATP-binding protein; translated protein: MRRRPIGYVPPIGLEGKVKYPVQDVLVESTNELEYVVIGKVINTVPEYPAKLFKSSIFRHILIAGTTGSGKSYTASVMAKRVVEQLGISTVILDWHGEYAALIPRCTVVDPYKMPLRVFTGDPGDLAVVSNVFELTPPQEYVLEKVLKKVDLSRLKTIDVFLDYLENYPDESTWIRESKLALHRKLSLLARENYGSLFKLHGPHQDMSSVLEGGVPCVVDLSGITDTSIRKLYSAFLLKRLVSHVTTTRRPVMIVIEEAQNYLSRNQAIKPICEMLREVRKFNVGLVVVSQSIQQLVEDAMTNANTKVIHSVKSRHDLELVERALYLDQQIISTLPYIDPGEAVYSSPSIKKPVLIRIE